A region from the Meiothermus sp. Pnk-1 genome encodes:
- the queG gene encoding tRNA epoxyqueuosine(34) reductase QueG: MEARERIEAEARERGFLTAWAAVDLPEGVRSRYREWLVAGYQAGMAYLEARIEDRLEPTRRFAWAKSALVLAASHAYPDPGLPEGGVRIGRVARYAWVRDYHALLQPHIESLENLARRLGLEAKGYVDHGPLSERSYAVWGGLGWIGKNAMLMRMEEGSYLTLAVLLTSLALEERPKKLYENRCGRCTRCFTGCPTQALPGDGTLDARRCISYWTIEHRGWIPTELWPGLGDWILGCDICQHVCPWNRKAREFWRGFTPEAELAHPDIQDFFFLSGHAFARKYAGTVFLRPGRTRLARNALIALANAQDERYLPLVRRAAEDVSPLVRATAAHALVRLGDLASARKLLFDPDAEVVRQARSALD, translated from the coding sequence ATGGAGGCGCGAGAGCGAATCGAAGCTGAAGCTCGGGAGCGGGGGTTTCTCACCGCCTGGGCAGCGGTGGATTTGCCGGAAGGGGTGCGCTCGCGCTACCGGGAGTGGCTGGTGGCAGGGTATCAGGCCGGTATGGCCTACCTCGAGGCCCGCATAGAGGATCGCCTCGAGCCCACCCGCCGCTTTGCTTGGGCTAAAAGCGCCCTGGTGCTGGCGGCTTCCCATGCCTACCCCGACCCCGGCTTGCCGGAAGGGGGAGTCCGCATCGGGCGGGTGGCCCGCTACGCCTGGGTGCGCGACTACCACGCGCTGCTGCAGCCCCATATCGAAAGCTTGGAGAACCTAGCCCGGCGGCTTGGCCTCGAGGCCAAGGGGTATGTAGACCATGGCCCGCTTTCCGAGCGCAGCTACGCGGTGTGGGGTGGCCTGGGCTGGATCGGCAAAAACGCCATGCTGATGCGGATGGAAGAGGGCAGTTACCTCACCTTGGCGGTGTTGCTGACCTCGCTCGCGCTCGAGGAAAGGCCCAAGAAGCTTTATGAGAATCGCTGTGGACGCTGCACGCGTTGTTTTACCGGTTGCCCTACCCAGGCGCTACCCGGCGATGGCACCCTCGATGCGAGGCGCTGCATCAGCTACTGGACCATCGAGCACCGCGGGTGGATCCCCACCGAGCTGTGGCCTGGTCTGGGGGATTGGATTCTGGGCTGCGATATCTGCCAGCACGTCTGCCCTTGGAACCGCAAAGCCCGGGAGTTCTGGCGGGGTTTCACCCCCGAAGCGGAATTGGCCCATCCGGATATCCAGGATTTTTTCTTTCTCTCCGGCCACGCGTTTGCTCGCAAGTATGCCGGGACGGTTTTTTTACGTCCGGGGCGCACCCGCCTGGCCCGCAACGCCTTGATCGCGCTCGCCAACGCCCAAGATGAGCGGTACCTGCCCCTGGTGCGCCGGGCCGCAGAAGATGTCAGCCCGCTCGTGCGAGCCACCGCGGCCCACGCTCTGGTCCGGTTGGGGGATCTGGCCAGTGCCCGGAAGCTCCTCTTCGACCCCGACGCGGAGGTGGTGCGGCAGGCGCGTTCCGCGCTAGATTGA